A single genomic interval of Falco cherrug isolate bFalChe1 chromosome 8, bFalChe1.pri, whole genome shotgun sequence harbors:
- the PRR7 gene encoding LOW QUALITY PROTEIN: proline-rich protein 7 (The sequence of the model RefSeq protein was modified relative to this genomic sequence to represent the inferred CDS: deleted 1 base in 1 codon) has product MVMSQGTYTFLTCFAGFWLIWGLIVLLCCFCSYLRRRVKRQQEERLREQSLRALELEPLHYEGYGGSPPGIAIPHRLRLDPHHHHPHHVPPPRPWSCRHESDLSKPPCYEEALLMAEPPPPYSEVLMDTRGLYRKINAPFLSHERLEKQEQPPSYKPLFLDAGYGSALHLPRSASPGPACPDLYLQAECSPRMFPSWTDSELSSRDTYEPGPWHLPVSMPLFGRTTAV; this is encoded by the exons ATGGTGATGTCCCAGGGCACCTACACTTTCCTCACCTGCTTCGCGGGCTTCTGGCTCATCTGGGGGCTCAtcgtgctgctgtgctgcttctgcagctacCTGCGGCGGCGGGTGAAGCGGCAGCAGGAGGAGCGGCTGCGGGAGCAGAGCCTGCGTGCGCTGGAGCTGGAGCCGCTGCACTACGAGGGTTACGGGGGCAGCCCCCCTGGCATCGCCATTCCCCACCGCCTCCGCCTCGATCCCCACCATCATCACCCCCACCATGTCCCACCCCCACGGCCCTGGAGCTGCCGGCACG AGTCAGACTTGTCGAAGCCGCCGTGTTACGAGGAGGCGCTGCTGATGGCAGAG CCCCCCCCGCCGTACAGCGAGGTGCTGATGGACACGCGGGGGCTCTACCGCAAAATCAACGCCCCCTTCCTGAGCCACGAGCggctggagaagcaggagcagccccccagctACAAACCCCTTTTCCTGGATGCCGGCTACGGTTCGGCACTGCACCTGCCCCGCTCAgccagccccggccctgcctgcccgGACCTCTACCTGCAGGCAGAGTGCTCCCCCCGCATGTTTCCCAGCTGGACGGACTCggagctcagcagcagggacacCTACGAGCCGGGACCCTGGCACCTCCCGGTCTCCATGCCCCTCTTTGGCAGGACTACCGCTGTCTAA
- the DBN1 gene encoding drebrin isoform X3, whose product MAGVGFAAHRLELLASYQDVIGEDSPTDWALYTYEDGSDDLKLAASGGGGLLELSGHFEIQKVMYGFCSVKDPQAVLPKYVLVNWVGEDVPDARKCACASHVAKIAEFFQGVDVIVNASSVEDIDPGAIGQRLSNGLARVSSPVLHRLRLREDENAEPVGTTYQKTDATVEMKRLNREQFWEQAKKEEELRKEEERKKALDARLRFEQERMEQERLEQEERERRYREREEQIEEHRRKQQSMEAEEARQRLKEQSIFVDQQDEDDRQQLRKSESEVEEAAAIIAQRPDNPRDFFKQQERVASGSSDAISPGSHRTDSPSPSTQEARPATPEQHWPFLGPEDKATEPPGDEPSPRPVWTAGDEALGDLVTLEPTEPSLPPVAAEPQPGGTPNPESLIDLWQSDEASPPAAWPLPAAPVPEGPPATLPDEGALLSLDELPEPPATFCDAEQEEEPVGEGDSQPQGLDCQRAPQEDTPGRETPPITNGEMAPKDGTPGRGEQASEGYFSQSQEEEVPPPEELSAKAPQPIFYNKPPEIDITCWDADPLPDEEESFGGAL is encoded by the exons ATGGCTGGCGTCGGCTTCGCGGCGCACCGCCTGGAGCTGCTCGCCTCCTACCAGGACGTGATCGGCGAGGACAGCCCCACCGACTG GGCCCTCTACACATATGAGGATGGCTCTGATGACCTGAAGCTGGCAGCATCAGGAG GTGGAGGTTTGCTGGAGCTCTCTGGCCACTTTGAGATCCAGAAGGTGATGTACGGCTTCTGCAGCGTCAAGGACCCCCAGGCAGTGCTCCCCAAATATGTCCTCGTCAACTGG GTAGGTGAGGATGTGCCGGATGCCCGCAAATGCGCCTGTGCCAGCCATGTGGCCAAGATCGCTGAGTTCTTCCAG GGTGTGGACGTCATTGTCAACGCCAGCAGTGTGGAGGACATTGACCCGGGGGCCATCGGGCAGCGGCTCTCCAACGGGCTGGCCCGTGTCTCCAGCCCCGTGCTGCACCGCCTGCGGCTGCGGGAGGACGAGAACGCTGAGCCCGTG GGCACCACTTACCAGAAAACCGATGCCACCGTGGAGATGAAGCGGCTCAACCGGGAGCAGTTCTGGGAACAGGCCAAG AAAGAGGAGGAATTGCGTAAGGAGGAGGAGCGGAAAAAGGCCCTGGATGCCCGGCTGCGGTTTGAGCAGGAGCGGATGGAGCAGGAgcggctggagcaggaggagcggGAGCGGCGTTACCGGGAGCGTGAGGAGCAGATCGAGGAGCACAG GCGGAAGCAACAGAGCATGGAGGCGGAGGAGGCCCGGCAGCGCCTGAAGGAGCAGTCCATCTTT GTGGACCAACAAGACGAGGACgacaggcagcagctcaggaaatCTGAGTCAGAGGTGGAG GAGGCTGCTGCCATCATTGCTCAGCGGCCTGACAACCCCCGGGACTTCTTCAAGCAGCAGGAGCGGGTGGCATCGGGCAGCAGTGACGCCATCTCACCGGGCAGCCACAGGAcag attcccccagccccagcacccaggaggCCAGGCCAGCCACCCCCGAGCAGCACTGGCCCTTCCTGGGGCCTGAGGACAAGGCCACCGAGCCCCCTGGGGACGAGCCCAGCCCCCGGCCAGTGTGGACAGCGGGGGATGAAGCCCTGGGGGACCTGGTGACCCTGGAGCCCACCGAGCCCTCCCTGCCACCCGTggctgctgagccccagcccGGGGGGACCCCCAACCCCGAGAGCCTCATCGACCTGTGGCAGAGCGACGAGGCGAGTCCCCCGGCTGCCtggcccctgcctgctgcccctgtcCCCGAGGGTCCCCCAGCCACGCTGCCTGACGAGGGGGCCCTGCTGAGCCTGGACGAGCTGCCCGAGCCCCCCGCCACCTTCTGCgatgcagagcaggaagaggaacCGGTCGGCGAGGGGgactcccagccccaggggctcGACTGCCAGCGAGCCCCCCAGGAGGACACCCCCGGCCGAGAGACACCCCCCATCACCAATGGGGAGATGGCCCCCAAGGACGGGACGCCGGGTCGTGGGGAGCAG GCCAGTGAGGGCTACTTCAGCCAGtcccaggaggaggaggtgccCCCCCCAGAGGAGCTGTCAGCCAAAGCCCCCCAGCCCATCTTCTACAACAAGCCCCCAG AGATCGACATCACGTGCTGGGATGCTGACCCCCTGCCCGATGAGGAGGAGAGCTTTGGGGGGGCCCTGTAA
- the DBN1 gene encoding drebrin isoform X1, giving the protein MAGVGFAAHRLELLASYQDVIGEDSPTDWALYTYEDGSDDLKLAASGGGGLLELSGHFEIQKVMYGFCSVKDPQAVLPKYVLVNWVGEDVPDARKCACASHVAKIAEFFQGVDVIVNASSVEDIDPGAIGQRLSNGLARVSSPVLHRLRLREDENAEPVGTTYQKTDATVEMKRLNREQFWEQAKKEEELRKEEERKKALDARLRFEQERMEQERLEQEERERRYREREEQIEEHRRKQQSMEAEEARQRLKEQSIFVDQQDEDDRQQLRKSESEVEEAAAIIAQRPDNPRDFFKQQERVASGSSDAISPGSHRTGRLHCPFIKTADSGPPSSSSSSSSPPRTPFPYITCHRTPNLSSFFPCSQSDAYRKSSAVGCSPCESSPAATPLGEPGTRASGDETPATPKDSPSPSTQEARPATPEQHWPFLGPEDKATEPPGDEPSPRPVWTAGDEALGDLVTLEPTEPSLPPVAAEPQPGGTPNPESLIDLWQSDEASPPAAWPLPAAPVPEGPPATLPDEGALLSLDELPEPPATFCDAEQEEEPVGEGDSQPQGLDCQRAPQEDTPGRETPPITNGEMAPKDGTPGRGEQASEGYFSQSQEEEVPPPEELSAKAPQPIFYNKPPEIDITCWDADPLPDEEESFGGAL; this is encoded by the exons ATGGCTGGCGTCGGCTTCGCGGCGCACCGCCTGGAGCTGCTCGCCTCCTACCAGGACGTGATCGGCGAGGACAGCCCCACCGACTG GGCCCTCTACACATATGAGGATGGCTCTGATGACCTGAAGCTGGCAGCATCAGGAG GTGGAGGTTTGCTGGAGCTCTCTGGCCACTTTGAGATCCAGAAGGTGATGTACGGCTTCTGCAGCGTCAAGGACCCCCAGGCAGTGCTCCCCAAATATGTCCTCGTCAACTGG GTAGGTGAGGATGTGCCGGATGCCCGCAAATGCGCCTGTGCCAGCCATGTGGCCAAGATCGCTGAGTTCTTCCAG GGTGTGGACGTCATTGTCAACGCCAGCAGTGTGGAGGACATTGACCCGGGGGCCATCGGGCAGCGGCTCTCCAACGGGCTGGCCCGTGTCTCCAGCCCCGTGCTGCACCGCCTGCGGCTGCGGGAGGACGAGAACGCTGAGCCCGTG GGCACCACTTACCAGAAAACCGATGCCACCGTGGAGATGAAGCGGCTCAACCGGGAGCAGTTCTGGGAACAGGCCAAG AAAGAGGAGGAATTGCGTAAGGAGGAGGAGCGGAAAAAGGCCCTGGATGCCCGGCTGCGGTTTGAGCAGGAGCGGATGGAGCAGGAgcggctggagcaggaggagcggGAGCGGCGTTACCGGGAGCGTGAGGAGCAGATCGAGGAGCACAG GCGGAAGCAACAGAGCATGGAGGCGGAGGAGGCCCGGCAGCGCCTGAAGGAGCAGTCCATCTTT GTGGACCAACAAGACGAGGACgacaggcagcagctcaggaaatCTGAGTCAGAGGTGGAG GAGGCTGCTGCCATCATTGCTCAGCGGCCTGACAACCCCCGGGACTTCTTCAAGCAGCAGGAGCGGGTGGCATCGGGCAGCAGTGACGCCATCTCACCGGGCAGCCACAGGAcag GTCGTCTGCACTGTCCTTTCATAAAGACAGCTGACAGTGGGccaccttcttcctcctcctcctcctcctcccccccacgGACCCCCTTCCCCTATATCACCTGCCACCGCACCCCAaatctctcctctttcttcccat GCAGCCAGTCGGACGCCTACCGCAAGTCCTCGGCagtgggctgcagcccctgcgaGTCCAGCCCGGCTGCCACGCCGCTGGGCGAGCCAGGCACCCGTGCGTCGGGTGACGAGACGCCAGCAACGCCCAAAG attcccccagccccagcacccaggaggCCAGGCCAGCCACCCCCGAGCAGCACTGGCCCTTCCTGGGGCCTGAGGACAAGGCCACCGAGCCCCCTGGGGACGAGCCCAGCCCCCGGCCAGTGTGGACAGCGGGGGATGAAGCCCTGGGGGACCTGGTGACCCTGGAGCCCACCGAGCCCTCCCTGCCACCCGTggctgctgagccccagcccGGGGGGACCCCCAACCCCGAGAGCCTCATCGACCTGTGGCAGAGCGACGAGGCGAGTCCCCCGGCTGCCtggcccctgcctgctgcccctgtcCCCGAGGGTCCCCCAGCCACGCTGCCTGACGAGGGGGCCCTGCTGAGCCTGGACGAGCTGCCCGAGCCCCCCGCCACCTTCTGCgatgcagagcaggaagaggaacCGGTCGGCGAGGGGgactcccagccccaggggctcGACTGCCAGCGAGCCCCCCAGGAGGACACCCCCGGCCGAGAGACACCCCCCATCACCAATGGGGAGATGGCCCCCAAGGACGGGACGCCGGGTCGTGGGGAGCAG GCCAGTGAGGGCTACTTCAGCCAGtcccaggaggaggaggtgccCCCCCCAGAGGAGCTGTCAGCCAAAGCCCCCCAGCCCATCTTCTACAACAAGCCCCCAG AGATCGACATCACGTGCTGGGATGCTGACCCCCTGCCCGATGAGGAGGAGAGCTTTGGGGGGGCCCTGTAA
- the DBN1 gene encoding drebrin isoform X2: MAGVGFAAHRLELLASYQDVIGEDSPTDWALYTYEDGSDDLKLAASGGGGLLELSGHFEIQKVMYGFCSVKDPQAVLPKYVLVNWVGEDVPDARKCACASHVAKIAEFFQGVDVIVNASSVEDIDPGAIGQRLSNGLARVSSPVLHRLRLREDENAEPVGTTYQKTDATVEMKRLNREQFWEQAKKEEELRKEEERKKALDARLRFEQERMEQERLEQEERERRYREREEQIEEHRRKQQSMEAEEARQRLKEQSIFVDQQDEDDRQQLRKSESEVEEAAAIIAQRPDNPRDFFKQQERVASGSSDAISPGSHRTGSQSDAYRKSSAVGCSPCESSPAATPLGEPGTRASGDETPATPKDSPSPSTQEARPATPEQHWPFLGPEDKATEPPGDEPSPRPVWTAGDEALGDLVTLEPTEPSLPPVAAEPQPGGTPNPESLIDLWQSDEASPPAAWPLPAAPVPEGPPATLPDEGALLSLDELPEPPATFCDAEQEEEPVGEGDSQPQGLDCQRAPQEDTPGRETPPITNGEMAPKDGTPGRGEQASEGYFSQSQEEEVPPPEELSAKAPQPIFYNKPPEIDITCWDADPLPDEEESFGGAL; the protein is encoded by the exons ATGGCTGGCGTCGGCTTCGCGGCGCACCGCCTGGAGCTGCTCGCCTCCTACCAGGACGTGATCGGCGAGGACAGCCCCACCGACTG GGCCCTCTACACATATGAGGATGGCTCTGATGACCTGAAGCTGGCAGCATCAGGAG GTGGAGGTTTGCTGGAGCTCTCTGGCCACTTTGAGATCCAGAAGGTGATGTACGGCTTCTGCAGCGTCAAGGACCCCCAGGCAGTGCTCCCCAAATATGTCCTCGTCAACTGG GTAGGTGAGGATGTGCCGGATGCCCGCAAATGCGCCTGTGCCAGCCATGTGGCCAAGATCGCTGAGTTCTTCCAG GGTGTGGACGTCATTGTCAACGCCAGCAGTGTGGAGGACATTGACCCGGGGGCCATCGGGCAGCGGCTCTCCAACGGGCTGGCCCGTGTCTCCAGCCCCGTGCTGCACCGCCTGCGGCTGCGGGAGGACGAGAACGCTGAGCCCGTG GGCACCACTTACCAGAAAACCGATGCCACCGTGGAGATGAAGCGGCTCAACCGGGAGCAGTTCTGGGAACAGGCCAAG AAAGAGGAGGAATTGCGTAAGGAGGAGGAGCGGAAAAAGGCCCTGGATGCCCGGCTGCGGTTTGAGCAGGAGCGGATGGAGCAGGAgcggctggagcaggaggagcggGAGCGGCGTTACCGGGAGCGTGAGGAGCAGATCGAGGAGCACAG GCGGAAGCAACAGAGCATGGAGGCGGAGGAGGCCCGGCAGCGCCTGAAGGAGCAGTCCATCTTT GTGGACCAACAAGACGAGGACgacaggcagcagctcaggaaatCTGAGTCAGAGGTGGAG GAGGCTGCTGCCATCATTGCTCAGCGGCCTGACAACCCCCGGGACTTCTTCAAGCAGCAGGAGCGGGTGGCATCGGGCAGCAGTGACGCCATCTCACCGGGCAGCCACAGGAcag GCAGCCAGTCGGACGCCTACCGCAAGTCCTCGGCagtgggctgcagcccctgcgaGTCCAGCCCGGCTGCCACGCCGCTGGGCGAGCCAGGCACCCGTGCGTCGGGTGACGAGACGCCAGCAACGCCCAAAG attcccccagccccagcacccaggaggCCAGGCCAGCCACCCCCGAGCAGCACTGGCCCTTCCTGGGGCCTGAGGACAAGGCCACCGAGCCCCCTGGGGACGAGCCCAGCCCCCGGCCAGTGTGGACAGCGGGGGATGAAGCCCTGGGGGACCTGGTGACCCTGGAGCCCACCGAGCCCTCCCTGCCACCCGTggctgctgagccccagcccGGGGGGACCCCCAACCCCGAGAGCCTCATCGACCTGTGGCAGAGCGACGAGGCGAGTCCCCCGGCTGCCtggcccctgcctgctgcccctgtcCCCGAGGGTCCCCCAGCCACGCTGCCTGACGAGGGGGCCCTGCTGAGCCTGGACGAGCTGCCCGAGCCCCCCGCCACCTTCTGCgatgcagagcaggaagaggaacCGGTCGGCGAGGGGgactcccagccccaggggctcGACTGCCAGCGAGCCCCCCAGGAGGACACCCCCGGCCGAGAGACACCCCCCATCACCAATGGGGAGATGGCCCCCAAGGACGGGACGCCGGGTCGTGGGGAGCAG GCCAGTGAGGGCTACTTCAGCCAGtcccaggaggaggaggtgccCCCCCCAGAGGAGCTGTCAGCCAAAGCCCCCCAGCCCATCTTCTACAACAAGCCCCCAG AGATCGACATCACGTGCTGGGATGCTGACCCCCTGCCCGATGAGGAGGAGAGCTTTGGGGGGGCCCTGTAA
- the PDLIM7 gene encoding PDZ and LIM domain protein 7 — protein sequence MLIDLGCISNHSVGWLGWSYCWKHDLSSPVPSCQAPGPLLTCSLCVVPMYSDIRITPSSLAEMGDMETYKVMLNGPAPWGFRLQGGKDFSMPLSISRLTPGGKAAQAGVGVGDWVLYIDGESTSSMTHIEAQNRIRACGDRLCLTLSRAQNHLGKPQKDSLPCSEPLKYNFAPSTALNKTARPFGAGSPPNPRPGLVTKPVTYAPLAPTCTPQHNGQPPQPLEPPSTPTCDPEKLRLIEDAEDWQPRTGTSQQSRSFRKLAQLMGTDVEDREDELVKKPRCRWGVCGSGWGMEEQWQVSGSGEEVGVCEGIFGSAALCCSAGQSPCMVPAERLPSVTRRQPPQLLEPPSTPTCDPRKLRLIEDAENWQPHTGISQSRSFRKLAQLTGTDSMEDREDELVKKPRDAHGSGWGTGEQRQPPQPLEPPSTPTCDPGKLRLIEDAEDWQPRTGTSQSRSFHKLAQLVGTDSLEGHDDVFVKKPSQVSVLDPSPGAAMKTDPGLAPRAPAATPGPASRPPWAVDPSFAERYAPDKTSTVVSKHSQPATPTPMQNRSSIMQAAQQAPEGPGRTPLCYKCNKVIRGRYLVALGHYYHPEEFTCCQCRKVLDEGGFFEEKGSIFCPKCYDTRYAPSCAKCKKKITGEVMHALKMTWHVQCFTCAACKTPIRNRAFYMEEGQPYCERDYEKMFGTKCRGCDFKIDAGDRFLEALGFSWHDTCFVCAICQTNLEGKTFYSKKDKPLCKSHAFSHV from the exons atgctgatagaCTTGGGGTGCATCTCTAACCATAGTGTAGGATGGCTGGGGTGGAGTTACTGCTGGAAACATGACCTATCTTCTCCTGTCCCATCCTGCCAGGCCCCAGGCCCCCTCCTCACCTGCTCTCTCTGTGTTGTTCCTATGTACTCTGACATCAGGATCACACCCTCTTCCCTTGCAGAGATGGGTGATATGGAAACCTACAAGGTGATGCTGAATGGGCCAGCGCCCTGGGGCTTCAGGCTGCAAGGAGGAAAGGATTTCAGCATGCCACTCTCGATCTCCAGG CTGACACCAGGTGGGAAGGCGGCCCAGGCTGGCGTGGGAGTGGGCGACTGGGTGCTATACATCGACGGGGAGAGCACCAGCTCCATGACGCACATTGAGGCCCAGAACAGGATCCGCGCctgtggggacaggctctgcCTCACCTTGAGCAG AGCCCAGAACCACCTGGGGAAGCCGCAGAAG GACTCACTCCCCTGCTCTGAACCCCTGAAATATAACTTCGCTCCCAGCACCGCCCTCAACAAAACAGCTCGGCCCTTCGGGGCCGGCTCGCCTCCGAACCCACGGCCTGGGCTGGTGACGAAACCCGTGACGTATGCACCCCTGGCGCCCACCTGCACCCCCCAGCACAATGG GCAGCCCCCGCAGCCGCTggagccccccagcacccccacaTGCGACCCTGAGAAGTTGCGGCTGATAGAGGATGCTGAGGACTGGCAGCCCCGCACCGGGACCTCCCAGCAGTCCCGCTCCTTCCGTAAACTGGCCCAGCTGATGGGCACAGACG TGGAGGATCGTGAGGATGAGCTTGTTAAAAAGCCCAG ATGCCGCTGGGGTGTCTGTGGGTCTGGCTGGGGCATGGAGGAGCAGTGGCAAGTGTCAGGGTCTGGCGAGGAAGTTGGTGTGTGTGAGGGCATCTTTGGaagtgctgccctgtgctgcagtgccGGGCAGAGTCCGTGCATGGTGCCAGCTGAGCGCCTGCCCTCTGTCACTCGCAGGCAgcccccacagctgctggagccccccagcacccccacaTGTGATCCCAGGAAGTTGCGGCTGATAGAGGATGCTGAGAACTGGCAGCCCCACACCGGGATCTCCCAGTCCCGCTCCTTCCGCAAACTGGCCCAGCTGACGGGCACAGACAGCA TGGAGGATCGTGAGGATGAGCTTGTTAAAAAGCCCAG GGATGCCCACGGGTCCggctggggcacaggggagCAGCG GCAGCCCCCGCAGCCGCTggagccccccagcacccccacaTGCGACCCCGGGAAGTTGCGGCTGATAGAGGATGCTGAGGACTGGCAGCCCCGCACCGGGACCTCCCAGTCCCGCTCATTCCATAAACTGGCCCAGCTGGTGGGCACAGACAGCT tGGAAGGTCATGACGATGTGTTTGTTAAAAAGCCCAG CCAGGTCTCCGTGCTGGACCCATCCCCAGGAGCAGCGATGAAGACTGACCCCGGACTGG cccccagggctcctgctgcgacccctggccctgccagccGCCCACCCTGGGCTGTGGACCCCTCCTTCGCTGAGCGCTATGCTCCAGACAAGACAAGCACAGTGGTGAGCAAGCACAGCCAGCCGGCCACGCCAACCCCCATGCAGAACCGCAGCTCCATCAtgcaggcagctcagcaagCCCCCGAAGGGCCCGGCCGCACGCCCCTCTGCTACAAGTGCAACAAGGTCATCAG gggaCGCTACCTGGTGGCACTGGGACATTACTACCATCCCGAGGAGTTCACCTGCTGCCAGTGCAGGAAGGTGCTGGATGAGGGGGGCTTCTTTGAGGAGAAAGGCTCCATTTTCTGCCCGAAGTGCTACGACACGCGCTATGCACCCAGCTGCGCCAAGTGCAAGAAGAAGATCACTGGG gaGGTCATGCACGCACTGAAGATGACCTGGCATGTGCAGTGCTTCACATGTGCCGCCTGTAAAACTCCCATCCGCAACCGTGCCTTCTACATGGAGGAGGGACAGCCCTACTGTGAGCGAG ACTACGAGAAGATGTTTGGCACCAAGTGCCGCGGCTGCGACTTCAAGATCGATGCTGGGGACCGGTTCCTGGAGGCACTGGGTTTCAGCTGGCATGACACTTGCTTCGTCTGTGCG ATCTGCCAGACCAACCTGGAAGGGAAGACGTTCTACTCCAAGAAGGACAAGCCGCTCTGCAAGAGCCACGCTTTCTCCCACGTGTGA